The genomic stretch GCAGCGCCACCCCGGCCATGGCGGTAATCAGCTCGCCGGGAACCGCGGCAAAGAGGTCAAGGATCGTGGCACTGAACAGCCCAAAACCAATGAAGAACACACCCCCAGCAGCCCCCGCGATGTAGCGCTTGGCCGGGTCCTCGTGAGCCTCCCGCCCGCAACAGATACCGGCGGTAATGGCGGCGAGGTTGATGGCATGGGATCCAAACGGCGCAAAGATCACGCTGGCCACGCAGGTTCCGGTGAGTAACAGCCGGTCATTGGGCGCATAACCGCTGGTACGCATCATGACCAGCCCCGGCCCGTTTTGTCCGGCCATGGTCACAATCAGCAACGGGATCGAGATGCCCATGATCGCCTGAATCGAGAACGTGGGCACGGTGAACAGCGGAACCGTCACGGCCAATGACAGCTCGGGGCTCTGGGCCTGCCCGGCGATCACGGATAACACAACACCCACCACGAGGGCCCCGGGCACCGCGTATTTGGGGAACAGGCGCCGGCCGACAAAGTATGCCACCGCCAGACCGCCGGCCACCACTGGGGAGGCCAGAACCGCTCCGGTGACATTGAGGACAAATGGCAGCAGGACCCCGGCCAATACCGCGGCCAAGATCGGGCGCGGAACGGCCGCCAATAACCGTCCGAAGAGCCCACTGAGGCTCAACACCAGGCCCAGTAAGCCCGCCACAATGTAGGCACCGATAGCGTCGGAGAATTCATAGTCCCCCAGCACCGTCAGCAACAAGGCGGAGCCCGGTACCGACCAGGCCACCACGACGGGTTGACGAGTAAAAAGGCTGAGCACCAAACCGACAATTCCACTGCCCACCGAGACCGCCCATACCCATGAGGCAGTTTGGTCATCATTCAGCCCAGCCCGTTGGGCGGCCTGAATGATGACCAGCATCGGCCCGGCATAGGAAACGGCGACGGCGATAAATCCGGCACAGATCGCACTGATCGAAACATCCCCAAGCACCCCAGGAAGATGCACCCCGGACCGCTTGGTCTGATCCTCCGCATGGTGACTCTTGGGCACGCCGATGGCCGCCTTTCAGGTGGTGGGAAGACGGCAACGTTTTTCGCCGCGGGTCTGCCCTGCGGCAGGGAAAAAACCGTCGAAATGCCCACGCTACGGGGACAAATGGCCTCTGACAAATATCTAGAAAAGTGCCATTGATACGCCCAGGGAATCAATGGAATAGACCCTAGGTCAACCCTAGGCATATACCCAGTGTGAGGTCACGCACATGCTGACATGGTGTATCTCATGGTTTCGCCACCCACCGGGTGGACCAGGGCGCTTGCGCCCCCTACGAAGGATGGAGCACTCCATGACAGAAATACTTGATACCGTCTCGACCCTGCTTGATGATGCACTCGTTGACAGCCCGGAGACCGGCGTCTTCCGCGCCAACCGAAATATCTTCACCGACGAAGAGATTTTCGAACTCGAGATGAAGCACATCTGGGAGGGCAACTGGATTTACCTGGCCCACGAGTCCCAGATCCCCAACATCGGCGACTACTTCACGACCAACATCGGCCGCCAGCCGATCGTGATCTCCCGCAACAAGGAAGGCGTGCTCAACGCCCTCATCAACGCGTGCAGCCACCGTGGCGCCATGCTCTGCCGCCGCAAGACGGATAACCGCACCACCTTCACCTGCCCATTCCACGGCTGGACCTTCAACAACTCCGGCAAGCTGCTCAAGGTCAAGGACTCCCGCGGCGCCGGCTACCCGGAGGGCTTCAACAAGGACGGCTCGCACGACTTGACCAAGGTCGCTCGTTTCGAGTCTTACCGCGGTTTCCTCTTCGGCTCACTGAACGCCGATGTAAAGCCGCTGACCGAGCACCTGGGCGAGTCCACCAAGATCATGGACATGATCGTGGACCAGTCCCCGGACGGCCTTGAGGTCCTGCGCGGCTCCTCCACCTACACCTACGACGGCAACTGGAAGCTTCAGGCCGAAAACGGCGCCGACGGTTACCACGTCTCGGCTACCCACTGGAACTACGCAGCCACCCAGGCCCGCCGTGCCTCCGGCGAATCCTCCAACGAAACCAAGACCATGGACGCCGGCGGCTGGGACAAGCAGGAAGGTGGCTACTACTCCTTCGAGAACGGCCACCTGCTGCTCTGGACCGAATGGCTGGACCCTGCCAACCGCCCGCTGGCCGAAAAGCGCGACGAGCTGGTCGCCGCCCACGGCGAGGCCAAGGCCGACTGGATGATCGGTGTCTCGCGGAACCTCTGCCTGTACCCGAACGTGTACCTGATGGATCAGTTCTCCTCGCAGATCCGCGTCTTCCGCCCGGTGGCAGTGGACAAGACCGAGGTCACCATCTACTGCATCGCCCCGGTCGGCGAATCCGACGAGGCTCGCGCCAACCGCATCCGCCAGTACGAGGACTTCTTCAACGCCTCGGGCATGGCCACACCGGATGACCTGGAGGAATTCCGTTCCTGCCAGAAGACCTACATGGCCACCGCCGCCAAGTGGAACGACCTCTCCCGCGGCCAGGCACACCAGATCACCGGAGCCGACGATAACGCCAAGAAGATCGGCCTGGAGCCCATCTCCTCCGGTGCCCGCACCGAGGACGAGGGCCTGTACCCGATCCAGCACGGTTACTGGCTGAACACCATGCGTCAGGCCGTTGCCGCCGAGGCCGCATCCACCACCACCGGCACCACCGAACAGGGGAACCACCATGACTGCAACCACTAACGACATCCTCACCACGGTCACCACCGGTGCCGGTGAGCTCAGCATCGAAGAGATCAAGCAGTTCCTCTTCCGCGAGGCACGCTTCCTGGATGACCGCGACTTCGATCGCTGGATTGACTGCTACCACCCCGAGGCCACCTTCTGGATGCCGGCCTGGGCCGATGACGACAAGCTCACCGAGGACCCGCAGCGCGAGATCTCGCTGATCTTCTACCCGAACCGCGGTGGCATCGAGGACCGCGTCTTCCGTATCAAGACCGACCGTTCCTCGGCCACGTCGCTGCCGGAGCCACGCACCGGGCACAACATCTCCAACGTGGAGATCGTGTCGGTTGACGGTGACAAGGTTGATGTTCGCTTCAACTGGTTCACGCTGTACTACCGCTACCAGAACGTCGATACCTACTTCGGCACCTCGTACTACACCATCGATTACTCCGGCACCCAGCCGGTCATCATGGCCAAGAAGGTCGTTTTGAAAAACGACTACATCCACCACGTGGTGGATATTTACCACATCTAGTGCCCACGCGGCCCATTACGTGGGCCCAACGGTTCGCCCGGTGCGGGAGCAAGGACGCTCTCGCACCACGGCGCTACGCACCAACTGCTGCGTTCCCCCAGCCCCCATTTCTTGAAAAGAGCCCCCTCATGACCTACCAGGTTGCCCTCGCTTTCGAGGACGGTATCACCAGGTTCATCAAAGTTGGACCCCGTGAAACCGTCGCCGACGCCTCCTACAAGGCACGGATCAATATCCCGCTGGACTGCCGCGACGGCGCCTGCGGTACCTGCAAGGCTTTCTGCGAATCCGGCAAGTTCGACGGCGGTGACTACATCGAGGAAGCACTGACCGACGACGAAGCCGAAAAGGGCTTCTGCCTCCCGTGCCAGATGGTCCCGGAATCGGACCTCGTGCTGCAGATCCCCACCACCTCGGATGTCGCCAAGACGACCGCCACCACCTACTCCTCGACGCTGACCGAGATCCGCCGTCTCTCCGAAACGACCTACGCGTTTAACCTCGAGATCGAGAACCGCGACGAGCTCTCCTTCCTGCCCGGCCAGTACGTGAACATCGAAGTTCCCGGCTCCAATGGTCAGACCCGCTCGTACTCCTTCAGCTCTGGCCCGGATATCTCCACCCTCTCCTTCTTGATCCGCATCACCGACGGCGGACGGATGTCCACCTACATGCGCGACGTTGCGGCAGTTGGGGATACGATCAACTTCACCGGGCCGATGGGTAGCTTCTTCCTGCGTGATCCCAAGCGCACGTCGCTGCTACTCGCCGGCGGCACCGGACTGGCCCCGCTGCTGGCCATCTTGGAAAAGCTCTCGGGCATGGAGACTCCCCACCCGACCCACCTGATCTACGGCGTCAACACCGACACCGATCTGGTTGAGCTTGATGTGCTTGAGAACTACAAGTCGCGCATCACCGGCTTCACCTTCGACACCGTGGTCGGAGACCCGAACAGCGCCGCGGAAAAGAAGGGCTACGTCACCAACCACTTCGAGCCGCACCACCTGGCCGAGGGCGACGTGGATATCTACCTCTGCGGTCCCCCGCCGATGGTTGAGGGCGTCCGCCGCCACCTCGAGGCCGAAGGCCTGAAGCCTCAAAACTTCTACTTCGAGAAGTTCGCGCTGGCCGTGACCCCCGCCGCAACCGACGCCCCGGCGGCAGAGGCCGCCGAGGCTCCAGCAGCGGTCACCGAAGCGGCTCCCGCTTCCTTGCCGGCCTACGAGATCGGCGAGGAGCACGCCTCGTTCGAGGCGCAGTTCGACGCCCGCATGGCCCTGGAATTGGCCATCGTTGAACTAACCATGGGCAAGCTGACGCCCGAGCAGCTTGTTGAGTTCAAGGTCCTGGCCGAGTTGGCCGGCAAGACTTTGGATGGCGAGAAGTTTGTCAGTTCCGAGGCCTTCACCGTCACCAACGAGGCCTTCCACCAGTTCCTGTTCAAATGCGTTGGCAACGAACACCTGCTCCAGGCGTACAACCGCCTCGAGGTTCCTGCCATCATGGCCAAGGTATTGCGCCGGGAGCACTGGATCGACGGAGCCGTCGACGCCGATCACCTGGCCATCGTTTCCGCGTTCGAGAATCAGGACCTGGCCGAAGCCCGCAAGGCCATCATCTCCCACAACGAGCATGCCAAGGCCACCATGGCAGCCGCGACCAAGAACCCCATCGCATGAGCACGCCAGAGCAGGGCGTGAACGTGACGGCAGAGGCAGGGTTACCGCTCTCCTTCCATGCGGACCGCTTCGCCTCCAAGGTTGTTCTGATCACCGGTGCCGCACAGGGCATCGGCTGGGCCGTGGCTCGGCGGATTGCCGCCGAGGGTGGGTCATTGGTCCTGGTGGACCGCTCTCCCCTGGTCCACGACGTGGCCGAGGGATTGCGTAGCCACGGAGTGAGTGCCCTGAGTGTGACGGCCGACCTCGAGGTCTTTGAGGGCGCGTTGTCGGCGGTGAGCGCCGCGGTGAACGAGTATGGCCGCATTGATGTGCTGATCAACAACGTTGGCGGCACCATCTGGGCCAAGCCGTTTGAGCACTACTCCCCGGAGGAAATCGGCAAGGAGATCCAGCGTTCGCTCTTCCCGACCCTGTGGATGTGCCGTGCGGCGTTCCCCGAAATGATCAAGGCCTCATCCGGCACCATCGTGAACGTTTCATCGGTGGCAACCCGCGGACTCAACCGGGTCCCGTATGCCGGAGCCAAGGGTGGGGTTAAGGCCATCACCTCGGCCCTGGCCATGGAGGGGGCAGCCCACGGAATCCGTGTGGTGGCCACCGCGCCCGGCGGCACCGAAGCACCCGAACGCCAAGTCAAGCGCGGTCCCTCCCCCGAGGGCGAGCAGGAGAAGGCCTGGTACCAGCAGATCGTGGACCAGACCATCGATTCCACCCTGCTCAAGCGCTACGGAACCCTCGACGAACAGGCAGGTCCCATCGCGTTCCTAGCCTCCGATGAGGCCTCCTACATCACCGGCAGCACCTTGCCGGTGGCAGGCGGGGACCTCGGCTAGAGCCGTTCCCCCTTTATTACCCTGACGTTCGGGGCGGCACACCCGCCGCCCCGAACAGGTTCCACCCCTTGCAGTTCCACGGTCAGTGACCCGAATTTCCTTAGGTCACGGCTAACACCCCCGCAAGCCATAATTTGCGGTACTTGTTCGTGCCCAAAAACCGCACACCGTCGTGCGCACTGGGCCCATAAGTTAAACGGAGCACATCGTGAAATCACCGCAGTCAAGCGCCACCCTGAAGCAAAAAACCACCGTCCACTGGGTCGTCACCATCGCGGCGATCGCCCTGATCTTTGATGGATACGATCTGGTTGTCTACGGCACCGTCGTCTCGACCTTGCTCAACGACCCAACCCAGCTCGGCGCGATCGGCCCGGCCACGGCGGGCCTACTGGGCAGCTGGGCACTCTTTGGTGTCATGGTCGGTGCTCTGGTGACCGGCGCGATCGGTGACTACCTCGGCCGCCGCAAAATCATGATTGCGGGCATCATCTGGTTCTCCGTGGGTATGGCGCTGACGTCCTTGGCCACCACTGTCACGGCCTTTGGCGGCCTGCGCTTCTTCACCGGCCTCGGCGTCGGGGCCTTGGTTGCCACCGCCGGTGCCGTTGTTGCCGAATTCGCCCCCAAGGGCAAGCGCAACTACTACAACGCCATCGTGTACTCCGGTGTCCCGGTGGGCGGCGTCTTGGCCTCCTTGCTGGCCATCGTACTGCTGGACCACGTCGGCTGGCGCGGGCTTTTCCTCATCGGTGCAACTCCTTTGCTCTTCCTGCTGCCAATGGCTTTGGTGAAGCTGCCCGAGTCTCCCGAATGGCTCATGGCCCGCGGCCGCACCGAGCAAGCCCAGGCCGTTTCGCTGCGCACCGGTGTCCCGATCATCGCTCCCGCCTCGACCGGTGGCGCCCATGTTTTGGCGCCGGTGGTCCCCGAGACGAAGATCGGTTTCCGTGCCCTGGCTTCCAAGAAGTACGCCCTGCCCACTCTGCTGCTGGGCCTGATGAGCTTCGCCGGCTTGATGCTGACCTATGGCCTGAACACCTGGTTGCCGCAGATCATGTCCACCTTCGGCTACGGCAAGTCCTACTCACTGGCCTTCCTGCTGGTGCTTAATGCCGGTGCCGTCTTTGGCGGATTGATTGCCTCCGTGGGTGCCGACCGTGTTGGTGCCAAGCGCGTGGTTTCCACAACGTTCTTCTTGGCCGCGGTGGCCATGGTCATGCTGACGCTGCACCTACCCTTCGGCATCCTGCTGGCCTTGGTGGCCGTGGCGGGCGTGGGTACCATCGGCACCCAGGTGCTGATCTACGGGTTTGTATCTAACTACTACAACGCCGCCGCACGCGGCGCCGGTGTGGCCTGGTGTGCCGGATTCGGCCGTCTCGGTGGCATCTTCGGACCATTGATTGGCGGGCTGCTGATTGCCGCGGGAGTGCAGAACCACATCGCCTTCTACGTCTTTGCAGCGGTTGCTATTGTTGGTGCACTGGTGACAGCCTTTGTGCCGCTGCGCAATTCCGAAACCCATTTGGCGACGCTCGCCGCGGAATCGGCTACTGTCGCAAAATAAGTACCACGTCCCGAGGTTGAACCCCGGCGATCAGGGGGCCGCGTGAACGTCGTTGTTCACGCGGCCCCGGCTATTTACATTGAAAGGTTGGTAGTCGCGGATCCATGGATCAACAACGAGCAACGGCGCTTTTGGCTCGATTGCTGCAGTCTGCCGAAGGTGGAGCGCCTCAACTGGTGGTGGTGCAGGGCCCCTCGGGGTGCGGCAAAAGCACCACGGTGCGGCGCTTCATGGAAAACAACAAGCACGTGGCGTCCTTCTCCTCCGCCGGCGCGCGTTGGGAACAAGACCTGCCAGGATCCGCCCTGCAGGAAATGCTTGATACCTCTAACATCGCCGAGGGAGTGTCACTTCCCGAGCGACTGATGGCCTTCCTCAAGGCCGTGGGTAAGCGCCCGGGTATCTTCCTGGTGGAAAACCTGCAGTGGGCCGATACCCATTCCCTCGCTGCCTTGCTCTTCGCCTGGCGTCGACTGCGTGGTGAACGCGTACTGCTGATTCTCACCCTCCGACAGGAGGATGCCGCGTTCCTGCCGCCCGGCGCCGAGGAACTGATTAGGACGCCCAACAGCACCACCCTTGAGTTGGATCCGCCCAGCCCCGCGGCACTAAAGGAAATTTCCAATACCCGGCTCGGCGTGGAACTTTCCGCCGCCGCCGCCGATCAGCTGGCCACCTATACCGGCGGCAATATCCATACCGTCCTGAACCTCATTCGGGAAAATCCTGACGAAACATGGAACCACCTCAACCATCGTTTTCCGGCTCCCCGGGCGCTCAGCGCCGAAGCCGCCACGCGATTAAGCGGTGTCTCCGACGCCGCCCGTTCGCTGATCGAGGCGGCCGCCATACTTCAACCCGGAGTCAGGCTGGACGCCGTGGTGGAGCTCACCAAAGCGGATGACCCCTTGCCGCTGGTTGAAAAATGTGTGGCCTCCGGATTGGTATCGGTGGCCGGCAGCGGTGGGAACCTCACGCTGGTGTTCCCCGGTCCTCTAGAACAGATGGCCATTTATCATCTGATCCCACTCTCGCGGCGACTAGCCTTGCACGGCGCCGCGGCAACCCTGAGCGACGACGAGGGCGAGGCCCTGGCTCACCGCGCCGATGCCACCTTGCTCTCTGACCCGGCGCTGTCGCACCAGCTGGAACTTTATGCGGAAAAGCAGTCGCGGAAGAGCGCATGGGCAGCTGCAGCAGTTGCCCTGCATCGGGCCGCCAGCCTGGAGCCCGAGCCTACACAACGCGAACCGCTTTTTCTGCGGGCAGTGGATGCCACGGTGGCAGCCGGCGATTTGCCCAGCGCTCTGGCCTTCTCCGACGAGCTGGCAAGCCTACCGGCCAGCCCCGAACGCGATCTACTATCCGGGTACATTGCCATCCTCCAGGGCCGAGCCAACACCGCCGACCGCTGGCTCACCAGCTCGTGGACAGGTGCCAAGGAATCCTCGTTAACCAGAATCATGGCGACCGTCGCCCAACGCCGAGTCCTTCATTCCCTGTGCAAGCTCGACGGTCGTCTCTTATCCAGCTGGGCGGCAAAAACTCGGGAACTCGCCCCGACCGGAAGCACCGTGGCCGTGGAGGCCTCCGTGATTCACGGTCTGGGCTTGGGCATGCTGGGCCAAAGCCGGGAGGGCGAGGAAATGCTCGCCAACCTACTGAAAACCCTGCCCACCGGAGCCCAGCGCCAACGCGCCGAAATGGCCATGGGTTGGTTACATATCGCCGGGGATCAAATAGAACTGGCTCGCCATGAATTAGCCAGTTCCAGCTCCACGGATTACTCCGAGGGTTCCCACCGCATTGCCCTGTGGGCCAGGGGTTGGCTTGCCCGAGCCGAATTTTCCGCCGGCGATTGGGATCAGGCTTTGGAAACGGTGCGAGCTGGCGTCCTGATTCAGGAGCGCTCCGGAATCGAATTGGTCAGCCCCTTGCTGCACCACACCGCTGTCCTGATCCACTCCATGCGCGGGGAACGCGAAGAGGTCGAGGCCCATCTGGCCAAGGCCTGGGCACGGACCGGAAGCTACGAAGTCATGCAGGTGCCCTACCGCATGGCTAGGGCGGCGGCGGCCAGGGCCAGAGCCGACTATGACGAAGTGCTCCTGGCACTCGAACCCATGCTGACCTTTGACCGTACTGGGGGCATTGACGAACCCGGTTTCTGGCCATGGCAGGACACCTACGCCGATGCGCTGGTACGCAAGGACCGATTGGAGGAAGCAGAGGCGTTCCTGGATCCGTTTGAGGAGGTGGCCCGCCAACGCAAGCACCGTTCCTCCGTGGCACGGTGTTTGGTGGTGCGTGGTCAGATCTGTGGCGCGCGCGGTGACCAGAACGGTGCACGCGCCGCCTTCGAGGAGGCCCTGGCCTTGTTGCAGGGCCTCACGCTTCCGGTCTTGCGGGCCCACGTGGAGTACGCCTATGGGCAATCCCTGCGCAGGTCTGGGAAACGCGCGGATGCTGCGGGTCCACTGACCCGGGCACTGGCTGGTTTCACGCAATTGGGCGCTGCCATCTACATCGATCGCTGCAACCGAGAGTTACAAGCGACGGGCATCAGCGTTCCGCGCCGCGATCCGGCCGATTGGTCATCGCTCACCTCCCAGGAAAAGGCCGTCGCCGATCTTGTCTGCGCCGGGGCCAGCAATAAAAAGGCCGCGGAGGAGCTGTTCATCGGTTCCAAGACGGTCCAGTACCACTTGACCAGGATCTACGCGAAGCTCGGGGTCAGCACACGCACCGAGCTTGCCGCACGGTACCGGGACAACGAGCGCTAAGCATGGGCAGCAAGGGCTTGTGGGCGTAGCCTGAAACCATGGGATCCGAGGTCAGGAAGCTCAGACTCGCCACGGGCATTGAATTGCCGTGTTTCATCGACGGAGACGCGGATGCCAGGCCGCTGTTGTTGCTCCATGCGTGGGGAGAATCCTTCGAAAGCTTCGACCGATTGGCGCCCCTGCTGGGCAGCTTCAGGATCTACGCGCCGGACCTGCGCGGCCAGGGGGATGCGGACAAGCCGGTCGACGGCTATGCTCTGGCCGAACAAGCCGCGGATGCCGCTGCAATTCTCGCGGCCCTAGACGTTCCCCGGGCATTCGTCCTCGGCTCCTCGAGCGGCGGATATGTGGCCCAGGCGCTGGCCGTGGGCTACCCGGAGTGTGTCGCGGCACTGGTGTTGGTGGGCGCACCCCTGAGCTTGCGGAGGCGGCCCGACTTCACGGAGAAGGTCGAGGCCCTGACGGATCCCGTCAGTGTGGCGTGGGTCCGCGAATCGTTCTCGTGGTTCCCGCTGCTGCACGAGGTTCCCGCATGGTTCATCGATGACCGCGTAGATGACGGAACCAGGATGCCCGCACACGTGTGGCGGGCCATCCTAGATGGGCTGTGTGAGGCCACTCCGCCCACCGAATCTGGAACCATTGATGCACCCACACTGATCCTGTGGGGCGGGCACGACCACCTGCTATCACTGGCCGACGAGCAGACCCTGGCCGCTCGCATCGCGGGGTCGGTCCTGAAGGTTTATCCGGACTCGGGTCACTTGATCCTCTGGGAATGCCCGGAAGAGGTGGCGGCAGACGCAATGGAGTTTCTTGCGGCGCTGCATTGAGTCGGCGAGCGGCGGGAGACCGGGATTAAACACGCGAGAGGCCCCGGACAGCGTCGTTGCTGTCCGGGGCCTCTCGCAAATTTCCGTGGTGCTTGGGACGAAAGTTTTAGGCGGCAAGCAGTGAGGTGAAGTGTTCGCTGGACTGCAGTGTGGGTTGCGAAAGTTCGCGCTCCATTTCGGGCATCCAACCGGTCCAGGCCCAGTGGTTCGATTCCTGGACGGTGTCAGCAGTGGTTCGCAAGTTGGTCGCGGACCGGTGTTCTCCTGCGGTCTTTCGCCGTGTTGAAATAAACATGGTGTTCTCCTTGGTGGCCAAGTAGTGCATGGATTGATCAGTGAGGTGTTGGGTGCTTCGCTTCGTCGTGGAACGCGGCGCGGGTGTTACCGGATCAACGACTGAAAGTTCGTGGCGCCGGCGAACCAGCTGCCATCCCGGTGGCCTTCCAGAGGCTCACCCAGGCGGTGGAACGCGCCCTCGTGGAAAAGCAGAGGGTCGGTTTGTCCCACCGTGAGCGAGCAAACTTCGCCGACCACGATGATGTGGTCACCGCCGTCATAGTTGTTCCATGCCCGGCATTCCAGCGTGGCTGCGTTGCCCACCAACACCGGCACATTTCCGTTGAGCATCCATTGGGGCTCGTTTTCGCCTGCATCGCCGGCGAAGTGCTTGGCGATCCCTAGTTGGTCTGCCGCAAGGATGTTGATGGCGAAGGCCGACCCGTCTAAGTGCTTCGCCGCCCGTGAGCTGCGCGTCAGGGTGATCTGCGCCAGCGGCGGATCCAGTGACACCGCGACGAACGCAGTCACCATGGCCCCGTAAGGGTTGCCGTCGGTCCCCTGCGTGGTCACTATCGTGACGCCGCTGGCAAACTGACCAAAGGCGCTACGAAGATCACTCGTGTTCAACGGGCTCAACATGGTTTCCTGGGACATTTCGAGTTCACTTTCGCGTGGAGGTACCGGGAGACAGAGGTGATTGGCACCCTGCGCTGGTACCCGGCAGTGACGCCGCGCGCGGCATCACTGCTATGCGGTGGTACGACAACGG from Paeniglutamicibacter sp. Y32M11 encodes the following:
- a CDS encoding flavin reductase family protein, coding for MSQETMLSPLNTSDLRSAFGQFASGVTIVTTQGTDGNPYGAMVTAFVAVSLDPPLAQITLTRSSRAAKHLDGSAFAINILAADQLGIAKHFAGDAGENEPQWMLNGNVPVLVGNAATLECRAWNNYDGGDHIIVVGEVCSLTVGQTDPLLFHEGAFHRLGEPLEGHRDGSWFAGATNFQSLIR
- a CDS encoding alpha/beta fold hydrolase, with the translated sequence MGSEVRKLRLATGIELPCFIDGDADARPLLLLHAWGESFESFDRLAPLLGSFRIYAPDLRGQGDADKPVDGYALAEQAADAAAILAALDVPRAFVLGSSSGGYVAQALAVGYPECVAALVLVGAPLSLRRRPDFTEKVEALTDPVSVAWVRESFSWFPLLHEVPAWFIDDRVDDGTRMPAHVWRAILDGLCEATPPTESGTIDAPTLILWGGHDHLLSLADEQTLAARIAGSVLKVYPDSGHLILWECPEEVAADAMEFLAALH